Below is a genomic region from Paludicola sp. MB14-C6.
AAAAAATCTTGATATTTTATCAAAAAAGCTTTATGACGCTTCACAAGAAAGTGAAAGGCTGGAACAGCTTAGAAATGATTTTGTTGCAAATATCTCTCATGAACTGCGTACACCTGTAACGGTTATCAGAGGTTCTTTGGAAGCTTTAAACGACGGTGTTATTTCAGAGCCTTCTCAAGTACAAGAATACTATAAACAAATGCTGAGTGAAAGCAAAAGCCTGCAACGATTGGTGGGCGATTTGCTTGATTTATCAAGGCTGCAAAATGTTGACTTCAAAATAGAGATGACAAGGCAAAATGTGTTAGACATATTGAATGATGTTATAAGAAGCGGGAAAAATATTGCCCAAAACAAAAACATTACAATTCACTTTGAAAGCACAGCAAATCATACCGATATTAAAGGTGACTATGGCAGACTCAGACAGATGTTTATGGTTATACTGGATAATGCAATTAAGTTTTCACCAAATGAAGGACAAATTGATATAAAACTTTATGGAACAAAAAATATAACTGTTTCAATAAGAGATTATGGACCAGGAATTCCAAAAGAAAATTTGCCTTTTATATTCGATAGATTTTATAAAACAAAATCGGCTCAAAACAAGAATGGAACAGGGCTTGGTCTTGCAATTGCAAAGCAGATTGCGTTAAGACATAATGCTAATATAAAAGTGGAAAGTGATAATGGTTGTTTATTCAAAATTGAATTTTTATTATAATGTAATAGGGAACGGCACAAATGTCGTTCCCTATATTATTCTTATTTTAAATACTCTTCTTTTAATATAGAAAAAATGAAATCATCGAATATAATATCACGATACCCTTTGACACATTTTCGAATGCAACCTTCCTTTATAAATCCGAGCTTTTGCAGTAATGCTTTTGATGCCTCATTTTCTGCAAACACACGAGCCGAAACTACATCTACTTTTTTTATTTCAAATAAAAATTCAAGAATACAGCTTAAGGCTTCTGTCATATAGTCGTTGGATGCATATTTTTCATTTAAAAAATAAGCAAGACAAATGGAATTTACTCCATATCTTAATGCATCTTCTTCGAAAAATACCGCTCCAATCACCTTATTGTTCTCTCGTAAATGCAATAAAAAGGCATTTTCGGAATTCGAATACTCTTTCAAATTCTTCATAGCTTGTTCGTCAGTTAATTTTTTCATAGCATTATATTGTAATACATATTCGCTATTGCGCATTTCTATATAATCATTGAAATCTTCAATAGTTGCTTGCCGAATGTTTAATCTGTCAGTTTGCATGTTATACTCCTTGGGCTAATTGCTACTTATCCTAATTTATTAAAATACATTTTAACCGAAAACGATTATTGATTCAACCATATTACGAAAAAACAATATGATAATTAGTATCTTTTTATTTACTCCATTATTTTACCGATATAAATACAATTCACTTTTTTATATACTACTAAAAAAGTAGCTGCAACTAAAAGTGAAATTGATATGAGCATTCCAACAATTGAAAAACAGCGTAATCCTACAACAATAAGAGGAGTAATGGATAAAAGAAAAGCGATAATGATGCATACAAATGTCGCATTTACTAGCTTTGGTAAAATAGTTTTTTTCATTAAAATGATTACAGACATTATGATTGTTATCACAGTCAATATTGCAGTAAGCAGAGGAGTAAAACTCGCATAAAAAAATGGGGTTAAGCTAAAATAGGAAAACGTTTTTCTGATGGTTTTGTTCGGTGCAGCAGCAAAATTCAGTACAGCACCATATGGGAGTATTTCTAATATAACTGTAATCAACATAGCTATCAACGAAGATCGCATTGCCTTTTTCTTCACAACATTCACCTTGCCTTACAATATATTCCTAATAAAATGATTATATCATAAAAAGTCTGTTTGCACGTAAGTGAAAACAGGTTCCTGTGATAAAATGTTCTCGTTATGGTCAAAATCTTTGATTTTGGGTACCATTGAGGTTATTATATCATACCAAAATATTGATTACAATAGCATCCAATAATAGAAAAACATATCTTTATAGACTGAAAACACCTATATACAATCTGTTTCGACTCGTATAAGCTCAATGTGACTAACTCACAGAAAAATATTGCAATCAGAGTATACTAATAGCATAAGATATACTAAAACAAATTAAGATTGATCTTTTGCAAAACACTATGATTGCTTGAAATGTAATATGACTTAAAATCCTATAATGTGACTAAATCACTGAAAATTCGTGCAATAAAAATATAATAAAAGCATAGTATATAGCAAAAGAAACAAAAGCGAAATAATAGCTTTACCCTTAGTAAACAAACATATCATATTAGGAGGAAAACATATGAGCGTATTAACAATTACAAAAGAAAACTTTGAACAAGAAGTACTTAATTCTGATAAACCGGTATTACTAGACTTTTGGGCTAGCTGGTGTGGACCATGTAAAATGCTCTCCCCGGTTGTAGATGAAATTGCAGGCGAAGTAACAGATGACGTTAAAGTTGGCAAAGTTAATGTTGACGAAGAGCCTGAGCTTGCATCTGCTTTTCGAGTAATGAGTATACCGATGCTAGCTTTTATTAAAGATGGTAAAGTGGTTGATACATCAATCGGAGCAAAACCAAAAAGTGCTATTATCGATATGATGAACCTTTAAAATAACGGATTAAATAAGTTAGAAATCTCTTAAGTTATTACAAAATGTGAAAAACGCAATGACAATGAAATCGTTCAAAAATACAGATTTGGTTTACAACAAAGTAAATG
It encodes:
- a CDS encoding sensor histidine kinase, with the translated sequence MKNKIVAKLTGYFSAALLIFSVIISLIFLLLFRNNTIELQKTQLQQRAVKISETLSNFFDDNGAMSGGMRHAGGYGAYIKFLNDIAMTDVWIVDEDLNILTPKHNMEYTVSELPKNAEDIVKKVFTGKTTFSQSFSSLFEAPMLTIGTPIQLNDGSIVGVVLLHSPVEGIDTAVENGYMILAISIGTALIIALLLSFGFSLTFTKPLKKMNHTAIQLAEGNYIVKTNIQQQDEIGELAKNLDILSKKLYDASQESERLEQLRNDFVANISHELRTPVTVIRGSLEALNDGVISEPSQVQEYYKQMLSESKSLQRLVGDLLDLSRLQNVDFKIEMTRQNVLDILNDVIRSGKNIAQNKNITIHFESTANHTDIKGDYGRLRQMFMVILDNAIKFSPNEGQIDIKLYGTKNITVSIRDYGPGIPKENLPFIFDRFYKTKSAQNKNGTGLGLAIAKQIALRHNANIKVESDNGCLFKIEFLL
- a CDS encoding GNAT family N-acetyltransferase; protein product: MQTDRLNIRQATIEDFNDYIEMRNSEYVLQYNAMKKLTDEQAMKNLKEYSNSENAFLLHLRENNKVIGAVFFEEDALRYGVNSICLAYFLNEKYASNDYMTEALSCILEFLFEIKKVDVVSARVFAENEASKALLQKLGFIKEGCIRKCVKGYRDIIFDDFIFSILKEEYLK
- the trxA gene encoding thioredoxin; this encodes MSVLTITKENFEQEVLNSDKPVLLDFWASWCGPCKMLSPVVDEIAGEVTDDVKVGKVNVDEEPELASAFRVMSIPMLAFIKDGKVVDTSIGAKPKSAIIDMMNL